The proteins below come from a single Myxocyprinus asiaticus isolate MX2 ecotype Aquarium Trade chromosome 28, UBuf_Myxa_2, whole genome shotgun sequence genomic window:
- the LOC127418534 gene encoding uncharacterized protein LOC127418534, translating to MFLCNTTAIKDWSYFLSHILPLVNKSAGFVHQSMDQVDVVTSTMVTALEPDLSGMSASHPPLNSNHTSGMEHVFQYSYSENDLQHTDNRTPPRDSIPLPKAVLYLVMAALVVVAVVYAIVGHLVKDLVHECVEWVFGPRSDNRRSKSEVNCISMNEMNELSRPVDTHCITYNHSVSTSTIKPEELVVTIDETSQIPREGHSGT from the exons ATGTTTTTATGCAACACCACAGCTATCAAGGACTGGAGCTATTTTCTTTCTCACATCTTGCCTCTTGTCAATAAATCAGCTGGGTTTGTTCATCAGAGTATGGATCAGGTGGATGTGGTGACGAGCACCATGGTGACGGCTCTGGAGCCCGACCTGAGCGGGATGAGCGCCAGTCACCCGCCGCTCAACTCTAATCACACGTCCGGGATGGAGCATGTCTTCCAGTACTCGTACTCGGAGAATGACCTGCAGCACACGGACAACAGGACGCCGCCGAGGGACTCCATACCGCTGCCAAAGGCAGTGCTTTACCTGGTCATGGCCGCGCTGGTGGTGGTTGCAGTGGTGTACGCGATCGTGGGCCACCTGGTGAAGGATCTCGTTCACGAATGTGTGG AGTGGGTGTTTGGGCCACGTTCAGACAATCGGAGGAGCAAGAGTGAGGTAAACTGCATCAGCATGAATGAAATGAACGAACTGTCTCGTCCAGTGGACACACACTGCATCACTTACAATCACTCCGTCTCCACGAGCACTATTAAGCCAGAAGAACTGGTGGTGACCATCGATGAAACCTCGCAGATACCTCGTGAAGGTCACAGTGGAACCTAA